Within the Catalinimonas niigatensis genome, the region TAATCATTAAGTTTAAAAAGTAATCATTCAGTCATTTAACAAAACAAACACTTCATCGTCATTTAGCTGGTGAAATTCATCATAAAACTGTCCAATCGCCGAAAAATTTTTAGGAGTTTCCAGCACAATGAGTTCATCCGCTTCCTGTGCAATCTTTTTTGCTACTGAGGGAGGCGCTAGCGGTACGGCAACCACTATTTTATCAGGATGCTGTTCTTTTATCAATCGTATAGTAGCCAGCATGGTACTTCCGGTAGCAATACCATCATCTACCAGTATGGCGGTGGCTCCACTCAGTGAGATGCTTTTTCTTTTTCCGCTATACTTTTCATAGCGTTCACGAAGGAGCTGGCGTACTTCTCTCACTTTTTCATTGAAATATTTTTCAGGAATATTCAAATTACAGATAGCTACTTCAGACTCCATGCTTACTGCGCCTATAGCCAACTCAGCATTTTCCGGGTGGCCTATTTTCTTGGTCATGGCTACATCCATCGGAGCTTCCAGTTGATCTGCAATGATTTTTCCCAGTACCACTCCGCCTCGTGGTATAGCGATTACGACCGGGTGCTGGTTCTTTAAATGGATGAGCTTTTGGCTCAGTAGCCGGGCAGCTTCTTCACGGTTAGCAAACATAACTTTAAAAAATGATGAAATAATAGCTCAAAAAAATTAGTACTGTATTGTTTATATATTACAAGAATGGAGTGAGATAAGTTTACAAAATCATGAATTGCTACTACATTGGGCTAAAAATAGCCAAATCAACATGCAGCATCACATTCAGCAGGAAGAAAGAGAAAGCAAGGGAGCCTTCTTCATAGAAGTGGAAGGCAAGCGTCAGGCCGAAATGACTTATAGCAAAGCAGGCACCTCTATGATCATCATTGACCACACCGATGTAAGCGACGACTTGAGGGGAACAGGAGCAGGACAGGCAATGGTAAAAGCCGCTGTGCTATGGGCCAGGGAAAATAAGATCCGGATTATGCCATTATGCCCTTTTGCCAATTCAGTCTTTAAGAAGAATCCCTCATATCAGGATGTGCTGAAATGAGATTGCCTGATCATTTTAACCCTCAGGTTTTCAAGCCCTCACCAGATGTAAGCAATCGTTCAATATCTGAGCAGATGAATCGTTGCACTCAAACTGCCATCTTTCGTTGTCTGTCAGTAGCTCTAATGCCTATCCAACTCATAGCTGTAATGAGGGCAATGATCAGGATAGAGACTACCAAGGTAGCATCAGGGCTGTTCTCCAGGCCAAAACCTATGATCAGCGGACCCAGGGCAGATGCCAGGATCATCAGCGTAGCGGTCATACTTTTAATAGCTCCCAGATGGCGCACTCCGTAGATTTCTGCCCACAGAGAAGCGCTGGTGAGTCCGCTCAGACTGGCGGTAATCCCTGCCAGGATCATGTACATCATCGCCAGCCAGGGATGCTGTCCCAGCAAAAGCACGCCCAGACCCAAGGCGATAGGAAGAAGATAGAAGATAAATACATTACGGGAGGAAAAACGGTCAATCAAGCTACCAGCAATGAAGTTGGTGCTGATGCGGGCAATGCCAAAACCTACAAAACAACTGGCCATCCATTGCATGGTCCAACCGTTTGCATCTGCCAGCAGATTCTGATGAATGAACATACCGGTGATAAACAGCGGCAGAAAAATCAATCCTGGCAAAAGCATATAAAACCTCCAGTCGCGCAGCACTTCTTTTCGGGAAGCGTCCTGCCGCACGTGGACATCTGTCTTAGAAGGTTTTTTTTCTTCAGGTACATACTGAAAAGGATTATTGCTTTTGACCAGCATGATCGCTGTGGGTACAAAAATAACAAAGGTGGCCAGGCCAAGGATCTGCCAGGTAGCCGGCCAGCCAAAGCCATGAATAAGGTAAATGATAATGACGGGCATAAAGGACTCTGCAATAGGTAAGCCCATGCTGGACAGGGACAATGCTTTTCCTCTGGTCAGGTCAAAATAACGGGCAATGGAGGTAGAACCAATCAGTACCATCATACCCTGACCAAAGAAACGGAGGCAGAGCAAACCAAAGAAAAGGATGATAGTATTGCTGGCGAAGGAAGTAAGCAGACAGGCCAATGACAATCCTACACCTACCATAAGGCTGATGTTCCTTAAGCGAAAGCGGTCAATCAGCTTACCGGCTTGTGGTAGTACAAAGGCACTGCTGATGGTAGCAAATCCATAGATCAAACTGAAAGAGCTATTGGTAACAGACAGGCTATCTACAAAGTAGGGGACAAAAGTACTGATCAAAAAAGTCTGCCCCATGCAGGAAAAAAAATAGTGTAGCATCCCGTAGCCCAGGTAATTGGGATAGCTACGCGCCAAACGTATGTAATTCATAAGTTCTTCTTGAGGTTTTGGCGAAGGTAATACTTATAGAAAACAAATAAGCCTCAGCCTACCCTTTTAGTTCATGTTTCTACTCTTTTGTTAAGAGATTTGCAATATTTTATGTGTTTTGTTTTGAAAAGTAGCAGAATCTCCTGCTTTTTTTTCTTTCAAAGCTAAACCCAGAGGAGTGTTGATGGAAATAGCATAAAATTCTTTTCCGTCTATCAGTAAACGTCCGGCACTGATGGCAATGTAGAGGTTAAGATGGTTGGTAATGACCAGCGCCCCTTTGTCCACTACCTGATTGGTGTGCTCCGGCCGAATCATCTTCAACGTTTGCTGTTCGTTGAGAATTTCCTTGAGCTGATGGCTAAGCTTTTCAGTCTCCAGCTGCATCATGGCTCTGCCGGTTTCATGCTTGTCACCGGCGCTGCTCTTGGTTTCTTGGTTAGCAGCCTCCTGCGCTTCTGCTAAAGCAGTCTGTACATCGCTGAGTCTCCGTTCCAGACTGGCTTCACAGGCAGCATACAGTTTTTGCTTCAATGGAAATATATCTCCCTTATTCATGGGTTTCTATTATGTTTAGTTTATCAATACTCATGGCTTGGTCTTATGTTTTGCCAGAGGTATTGAATTTGTAAAAGTAAAAATTATGCAGCCCTTCTCTTCCTGTTTATGTCTCCTGACCATCCGCTGCCAGACTGGTATGTGACAGATAGGAGGTGTTTTTAATATAAATATTAAGGATATAGCAAGGCTGGGGTAATGAGTTCATCTCTTTTTTGTGCCATTTTACCTATATTGTTAGCCATTAGCAACCTTCAAAATTATAGAAAATGCACTCTCTCAGATTATCCTGCCTCCTGTGCCTGCTGCTTTTTTTTGGTGTTTCATGTAAACAGGAACTTTATGATCATGCCCCGGATGTATATGTGGAAGACAATCGCTTTAAAGTAGTAGGATATCTGAGTGCCGGAAGCTTTGAAATCATAGATCAGATTGAATTACAAAGACTCACTCATCTCAACCTTGCCTTTGGAAATCCTGATGCTCAGGGTGAACTGGTATTCAGCCGGGGCAAAGATATTAGCGAAGTAGTGGAGAAAGCACATGCTGCCGGAGTGAAGGTATTGCTCTCTCTGGCGGGTGGTGGTGGTTTGGAAGAAGAGAAACCCTACTGGAAAAAAGCATTGCTGGATGAAAACCGGGCTGCTTTTATTGAAAAGATCATGGCTTATGTGGAAAAACACAATCTGGATGGGGTGGATGTAGACATAGAAGGAAATCTTATGCCTACCGTTGGTGAAACCTATACTCCCTTTGTACTGGATTTGAAGAAAGCTTTGCATAGCCAGGGGAAAGCCATTACCGCAGCTTTGCCCGGTGCCTGGCTGCATGAGGATATGAGTCAGGAGGCGCTTGAAGCCTATGACTTTATCAATATCATGGTTTACGATGATACCGGCCCTTGGAATCCTGACAAGTCCGGCCCGCATTCTACTTATGAGTTTGCAGAAAGATCCATAGCTTTTTGGCTGGAGCAAAAAAAAATCCCTGCTGAGCGTTTGGTGTTGGGGATGCCCTTTTACGGATATGATTTTGATGTCATAGGCTCTAAAAGATACAGCGAGATCGTCAGTGCAAATCCTGCTGATGCCTACCGGGATGAGATTGATCTTCTGTATTATAATGGTTTGCCTACGATCGTAAAGAAAACCCAGTTGGCGATGGAAAAAGTCAATGGTGTGATGTTCTGGGAATTAGGACAGGATGCTTTCAATGACTTATCTCTGCTCAGAGCAGTGGATCAGATGCTCAAAGCAGGTGATTGTGCAGGAGGAAGTACCGCTACCTATTTTGCAGATATGGATGCAGATGGATACGGGGATCTAAGCAAACCCATACAGGCCTGTACTTCGCCGGAGGGATATGTGTCCAACAGGCAGGATTGTGATGACAGCGATGCGGCTATCCTTGATTGTATGGAAGGGGAGGATGAATAAGTTTTTCATATAGAAGGAGGTATCGGGCTTTTGTAAATTGTATACAATCTGCTACATTTCCTGTCTGGTACAATCAGCATACATAACACCGCTCCTCATGGGAAAACAGCTTGAAAAGCTATCTCCGGAATTAGAAAAATTTATCCAAAAGCAAAATATCTTTTTTGTAGCCACGGCTATGTCCGATGGACGGGTCAACCTCTCACCCAAAGGAATGGATACATTCAGAGTACTGGACTCCAAGCGGGTGATGTGGCTCAACCTGACAGGTAGTGGCAATGAAACCGCCGCACATCTTAAAGAAAGTAATCGCATTACCGTGATGTTTTGTGCTTTTGAAGGTAAGCCGCTCATCCTGAGGTTATACGGGACTGCCAAAACGTACCATCCCCGGGATGAAGAATGGGGTCTGTATATTCATTTGTTTCCTGATCTTGCCGGAAGCAGGCAGCTGATAGATATCCATGTAGAACTGGTACAAACTTCCTGCGGCATGGCCGTACCTTTTATGGAATATCAGGGTGAAAGGGAAGAACTCAAATTCTGGGCAGAGAAAAAGGGTGAAGCGCGTTTGAAAGAATACTGGAAAGAAAAAAATACCAGCAGCCTGGATGGTCAGCCCACTGGCATATTGGAGTAGATAAGCTTGTTGAATATGCGTGCTCTTCTAAACAGTCAATATGCTTGGGTACAGGCATCAAGAGAGGTGCTCCTTCAGTATTGTGCCAGCCTGTCAGAAGAAGACTTTCTGTCGGAGCATAGTGTTTTTGGAAGAGGAAGCATCAGAAATTTACTGGTTCACATCGCTAATACCTACGAATTCTGGATAGGCAAACAAGCGCTTAACAGGCCTATAGACTTCACGGATTATTCCTCAGTAAAAAATGTCCATCAGGCAGTCATACTCTTTACGACCGTTGACAAGCTAATGGATGAGTTTCTCAATTCGTTAGAGAATGATCCCTGTGCTGAAATAGCGATTACCCTAAATGAGCGCACCCAAAGTGTAAGCACGCTAAAGCTATTTACTCATGTACTTACCCACGAATTTCATCATAAAGGGCAAATTCTCTCCTTAAGCAGACAACTGGGCTACATTCCGGTGGATACGGACATTGTACGATGAAAATCTACCTGCATTCTGTTTTCTCTTTAAATTTTTATTCCTCATTCATTACTGATAAAAATCATAATCGCTGATGATGTCTGTCATAGCCAGCCAGGTTAAGACTGCATAACTTGAGGTATACTTCATCAACCACTAAACCTGTAAAAAGGAACAGATTATGAAAAATCTCCTGATCTTCGCCATGTTATTTTCCTTCCATGCGCTGCTAGCCCAAGACCGCCTGAGTTGGGAGATACGTCCTGATATTGCTTTTGCAACACAGGATCTGGGCGATGCTGATCTCGGCCTCGGATTAGGTTTTGAAGGAACCATCGCTTATCGCTTTATGCCTCATCTATCAGCTTATGCAGGATGGGGTTGGCAGCAGTTCTCTGCCAATCAATCTTTTGCCGGAGCAGATGTGGATATTGAAGAAACTGGTTATACTTTTGGCTTACAATTCTTGCATCCCCTGGGCGCATCTCCTCTGTCTTACTTTGTGCGGGGAGGCGGTATATTTAACCATATTGAAATTGAAAATGATGAAGGAGATATCACTGCTGACTCAGGGCATGGAATGGGATGGCAGGCTGAAGTAGGTCTGGCAGTGCCAATTAGTGAACACTGGAATCTGCTGCCAGGCTTGCGCTATCGGGCGCTGTCTCGTGATATGGAAGCAGGAAATATCAGCACCGCTGTAGACCTGAACTACCTTTCTATTGGTGTAGGCATTTCCAGATTGTTCTGATAAAAAAATGGCTTTGATACCAGCATACACTGTTTTTGGTATCAAAGCCAAATATAAAAATGATCAGCTGTAACTGATTCTCAAATTTACTAATTCATGGAATTTTGCTCGCCTGCTTTTCTCTGATAAATCTCCTGCAATTTCTGCTGTAGGCTGGGGTCCTGATTGACAGCCATCGCTATTTCCTGATAACGCTCAATACTTACCCCTTCTTCTTCTATTTTAGTCTGCACTTCTTCACGTAACTGACTGTCAATTTCAGAAAGGTCTTCGTTGATTTCGTTAAAGTTTT harbors:
- a CDS encoding phosphoribosyltransferase, with translation MFANREEAARLLSQKLIHLKNQHPVVIAIPRGGVVLGKIIADQLEAPMDVAMTKKIGHPENAELAIGAVSMESEVAICNLNIPEKYFNEKVREVRQLLRERYEKYSGKRKSISLSGATAILVDDGIATGSTMLATIRLIKEQHPDKIVVAVPLAPPSVAKKIAQEADELIVLETPKNFSAIGQFYDEFHQLNDDEVFVLLND
- a CDS encoding GNAT family N-acetyltransferase, with product MQHHIQQEERESKGAFFIEVEGKRQAEMTYSKAGTSMIIIDHTDVSDDLRGTGAGQAMVKAAVLWARENKIRIMPLCPFANSVFKKNPSYQDVLK
- a CDS encoding MFS transporter — its product is MNYIRLARSYPNYLGYGMLHYFFSCMGQTFLISTFVPYFVDSLSVTNSSFSLIYGFATISSAFVLPQAGKLIDRFRLRNISLMVGVGLSLACLLTSFASNTIILFFGLLCLRFFGQGMMVLIGSTSIARYFDLTRGKALSLSSMGLPIAESFMPVIIIYLIHGFGWPATWQILGLATFVIFVPTAIMLVKSNNPFQYVPEEKKPSKTDVHVRQDASRKEVLRDWRFYMLLPGLIFLPLFITGMFIHQNLLADANGWTMQWMASCFVGFGIARISTNFIAGSLIDRFSSRNVFIFYLLPIALGLGVLLLGQHPWLAMMYMILAGITASLSGLTSASLWAEIYGVRHLGAIKSMTATLMILASALGPLIIGFGLENSPDATLVVSILIIALITAMSWIGIRATDRQRKMAV
- a CDS encoding 3-oxoacyl-ACP synthase, producing MNKGDIFPLKQKLYAACEASLERRLSDVQTALAEAQEAANQETKSSAGDKHETGRAMMQLETEKLSHQLKEILNEQQTLKMIRPEHTNQVVDKGALVITNHLNLYIAISAGRLLIDGKEFYAISINTPLGLALKEKKAGDSATFQNKTHKILQIS
- a CDS encoding glycosyl hydrolase family 18 protein, whose amino-acid sequence is MHSLRLSCLLCLLLFFGVSCKQELYDHAPDVYVEDNRFKVVGYLSAGSFEIIDQIELQRLTHLNLAFGNPDAQGELVFSRGKDISEVVEKAHAAGVKVLLSLAGGGGLEEEKPYWKKALLDENRAAFIEKIMAYVEKHNLDGVDVDIEGNLMPTVGETYTPFVLDLKKALHSQGKAITAALPGAWLHEDMSQEALEAYDFINIMVYDDTGPWNPDKSGPHSTYEFAERSIAFWLEQKKIPAERLVLGMPFYGYDFDVIGSKRYSEIVSANPADAYRDEIDLLYYNGLPTIVKKTQLAMEKVNGVMFWELGQDAFNDLSLLRAVDQMLKAGDCAGGSTATYFADMDADGYGDLSKPIQACTSPEGYVSNRQDCDDSDAAILDCMEGEDE
- a CDS encoding pyridoxamine 5'-phosphate oxidase family protein, translating into MGKQLEKLSPELEKFIQKQNIFFVATAMSDGRVNLSPKGMDTFRVLDSKRVMWLNLTGSGNETAAHLKESNRITVMFCAFEGKPLILRLYGTAKTYHPRDEEWGLYIHLFPDLAGSRQLIDIHVELVQTSCGMAVPFMEYQGEREELKFWAEKKGEARLKEYWKEKNTSSLDGQPTGILE
- a CDS encoding DinB family protein — its product is MRALLNSQYAWVQASREVLLQYCASLSEEDFLSEHSVFGRGSIRNLLVHIANTYEFWIGKQALNRPIDFTDYSSVKNVHQAVILFTTVDKLMDEFLNSLENDPCAEIAITLNERTQSVSTLKLFTHVLTHEFHHKGQILSLSRQLGYIPVDTDIVR
- a CDS encoding porin family protein, yielding MKNLLIFAMLFSFHALLAQDRLSWEIRPDIAFATQDLGDADLGLGLGFEGTIAYRFMPHLSAYAGWGWQQFSANQSFAGADVDIEETGYTFGLQFLHPLGASPLSYFVRGGGIFNHIEIENDEGDITADSGHGMGWQAEVGLAVPISEHWNLLPGLRYRALSRDMEAGNISTAVDLNYLSIGVGISRLF